Genomic segment of Mastomys coucha isolate ucsf_1 unplaced genomic scaffold, UCSF_Mcou_1 pScaffold5, whole genome shotgun sequence:
TTCAGGGGGAGCCGCAGTgtttgtgggctattgtcttgcaccacaggtggcagGCTTCAGCCCGGGGCTGTCAGTTCGCTTTAGCTTTCAGAGCTCAGGCAGAGGAACCTGTTAGTTCACTGCAGCATTCAGGCAGGGAGCGGGGGAAACCACACCCAGTAATCTAGAAAAAACGACATGTGAGTATTTCTGAGTGAAAGATTATCGTGATATATACAACTTACAGTCAAGTAATAGATACTGTGTTATTGAGTAAAGCAAACAAGCAACTGAGCATTCAATGAATGAAatgcataaatgtataaatgcattaatacataaatacataaacaagcaaataaaatatactattgcTGAGCATCGCCACTGGTTGGTGGACAAATAAAGAAGGCAGGGTAGGTAAACCTCATTCTGCCAGAGCTTAGGTACTCTGGCAGGGTTGATATGGGTGGCTGCCTGTGCTCTCTACACAATTTGGGTGGGTGTCTGGCTGTCGTGAGCCACTATTCCACTTCATGGAGAGTGAAAATGGGTCAGCCCCGTGGGACCCTGGGCCTCACGGAGGCCAGGGACAACAGAGTTTAGCTCCTTGGCATACCAGGGTGTTGCTGGACaccatggaggagctgagaaagTGGGGGACCCTGGGCCAGCTCTGTCAGCCCTACGGCTGATGGAAGAAAGGGGGCAGACCCAGGAACCTTGCTCATTGGTTCTGGTCCATGCATGTGAGTCCTTGGTTTGGTCTAGCAGCTGCAGCTGGaatccattgccccagcactGCATAGCCAAGTGGAGAGAgtagagagggaacaagaggtgagagtaaagacaagaagctgAAGGTTGAGAGAGAGGCCgaacagctccttttatagtggggtGTGCTACCTAGgaaggtaactgtggggcagcgCATACCCAGCTGTGGTCAATTGACTGGGGGTGAGTctagccagaatgctgggaggtAGGGGCATTGTCAAGCCACAGGAGTAAGGGCTCTTGGTGTCAGCAGCCTTATGTCTGTGGGACATAGCTTACTACTCAGTCTCTTGCAGAATTCTCTCCTGGGTCTCCAGattaagcctcactcaaccatgaacacagactgcttttcatggtccAACATACTATAGGTAAGCTGAAGAGCTAGAAATCAACCTGGGGTTTTCTTGACTTGAATATATTCTTTATGAATTCCATACAACTGTACATAAgagacatacattcacacagtcACATATAAAAAAACACCATAAGTAgacataatgataaaaatataaatggcaTGGTATTGCATTCATTTAATCTCATCTATTCAGATACTGAAGCTGGTTTTTCTATGGTTTTTCTATGACACTAGCAATTCCATACTACCATACTCAAAAATTATATCAGAGAAATAGCTACAATGGCCACATGCAAAGAAATGAACTTCAGAATATTGCTTAatgaagataatatttttaaaatgttgttggGTTGATAATAAAATAGTGGGTTTTCATATGTGGAGAACCCAGAAGTCCATAGATCTATATTCCAACACATGTGTGTTTTGGAGAAAATTTACTCCTAACTTGTAAACAGAATGTGTAAAGAATCAAcctatgagctgggcagtggtggcacatgcctttaatcccagcacttgggaggcagaggcagacaggtatacagagtgagttctaggacagccagggctatacagagaaaccctgtctcaaaaaaaNNNNNNNNNNNNNNNNNNNNNNNNNNNNNNNNNNNNaaaaaaaaaaaaaaaccaaacaaacaaacaaaaaaaaaagaataaagctaagaaatataaataatatatgcttTGTGGATTTATAATAATGAGTAGTAATACTAAAAGAGCTTACCTAAACCTAACATATATACCTAATCTAGTTCATCtattcaaataaagaaataaaattacatattttatagatTGAAACTTAAACTATAAAATTTACTGTACTAACTATGTAGATTATGTGGTCTATTTGATCATCCTCATGTGTTTTTTATGCCACTTACATAGGTATAACTTTAAGAACTACCAGTATATTCTGGCTCTGCTGTTTGCCATCGAGGAGATCAATGGGAACCCCAATCTTTTACCCAACATATCTCTTGGATTTGATTTCTACAATGTCAGATTCACTGAGAAGTACACTCTTGATAATGCttttatttggctcacagctcTTGGGCAGAGAATGTATTTACCTAATTACAATTGTAAAGAGAGAAATTTCACTGCTGCACTCACAGGAACATCATGGAAAACATCTGCCCAAATTGGGACATTGCTTCAACTCTTTAAATTTCCACAGGTAAGAAAATTTGCATTGTGAGAActcagagtcagttctctttcttcatattATAGGTATATTAAAACTAAAAGAGTGATCGACCAATTACCCAAAAATCAAAGcaatacacaaacatatgaaGTTCATTCCAGATTTCTCTTGGTTGTAAGAAAAGGTTAGTACAATAGTTGAAGCCAGGTAAGTCCTTAAATCTTATAGACCTAACAAATATTTCTATATGTAGTAAATGCAATGTCcctttaaaatgttcttctgtTATCATCTATTGCATCAGGAATGTAATTTTGTTTGATGTTaatattcttcctcttctttccaatTTACCTCAGATTACCTTTGGACCTTATGATCCTCTCTTGGATGACCATGATCAGTATTCTTCTCTCTACCAGATGGCCCCCAAGGATGGCTATCTTTCACTTGCCATTGTTTCTTTGATGGTTCATTTTAGGTGGTTGTGGGTTGGACTCATACTTCCAGATGACCACAAAGGAAATAAACTACTATCAGATTttagggaggagatggagaaaaaagGAATCTGCATAGCTTTTGTAAAAATGATCCCAGACACATGGATCATATATTTTGACAAATTCTGGGAAAATATGAATGGGACAAATGTAATAATTATTTATGGTGACACTGATTCTCTAGAAAGTGTGATGAGAAATATTGAACAAAGGCTATTGACATGGAATGTCTGGGTAATGAACACTGAACCTCATGTTATTGACAGAGCTGATTATTTCATGTTAGACTCATTCCATGGAAGCCTAATTTTTAATCACAAGTATAGAGAGAATTTTGagtttattaaatttattcaaaCAGTTAATCCTACTAAATACCCAGAAGACATTTATCTTCCTAAGTTGTGGTATCTCTTCTTCAAGTGCTCATATTCTGACATTAATTGTCATATTTTGGACAACTGTCAAACCAATGCTTCTTTGGATGTATTACCTAGTCACATACTTGATGTGGCCATGAATGAAGGGAGCACAAGTATTTACAATGGTGTGTATGTAGTGGCACACAGCCTCCATGAAATGAGACTTCAGCAACTTCAAATGCAATCTTTTGAAAATGGCAAAGAGATGGTGTTTTTTCCATGGCAGGTAATAATCTTCCTACTGAATTTTATTGTTAGCATTCTGACATATGAGATTTGCAACACTTATTTAGTTATTGTAAGTTTAAATGATCACCACAATCACCATATTGTTTATGTTTCTAACCTTACCTAAATGTCAATTTAATTTCAAGTGTATGATAATGTGAAATGGTGTTCATGATACTTGGTGCAAATATGCTTAGTCAAAATCAAGATCTTTTCCTCAATATCTACCTGTACAGCCTTCTTACTGCAATAGTGGCAATTAATAAACTCATTGCTTCACACATTTGCTACAAGAGGAGTTAAAACAGGGACACTTAAGTGAAACAATGATGTTTGGTTTATACAGACATGATGCATTTTAACTAATTTCTAGACATCACTGGCCTCATATTTGATGCTGCTGCTCTGAGTATATTCTAAAAGCAAATGAGACTTATAGGTTTCAAAACATTGACCTTTTTGGAGATCAGTAGTCATTGATTGCTTCCTTGAACTTATTTCAATGTTTTCACTTGAAGATCAATAATAGATCAGAAGAATAATGATATTCTGAACACTCAGGTTCTCATTATTCATCATTAATGGAATCTTCATTAATCCTCATGTTCACAACAGAAATTAAGAACAAGACACATTCCAAAACCCACATTCTATTCTGCCCTTGGGtacaatgtaatataaaattGTGTTTCTCTTTCAGCTGAACACTTTCCTGAAGGAGATTGAAGTGAGAGACAAAAGGAGTTTGGATTGGAGACAGACAATAGATGCAGAATATGACATTCTTAACCTTTGGAATTTACCAAAGGGTCTTGGATTAAAAGTGAAAATAGGCTCTTTTTCTGCAAATGCTCCCCAGGGTCAACAGTTGTCTTTATCTGAACAAATGATACAATGGCCAGAAATATTTTCAGAGGTGAGTTAGGTATTACCTAAATGCTTTGTGCTTATGTTACTAACACAATTGTGTTTTCTGATAAAATGATGCTTGATTCAAGTTCCATTACTCTTTGAATTTTAGTATAAAATGTTGTAAAGTAATTCTAGTATACTGGCTTTTGATTTTCCTTCATTCAGATCAATGGATGTATATAGTGTTCCATTATTCCCCCATTGATAACTCATATGAGGATTTGGTTTCCACCATTTGTCAAAAAGTTGGAAAGGGACATGTGGTAAGAGCAAATTTTCATCTCCAAATGACTCATGTGTTGATGTACTGAAGAAAAATTTCTCATTTTGGATAAATATCATAAACAATatccaatttattttttgttgtatatttaaaaaacatgacTAAAAATGACTACATTTTGATTTATGGTTCTAGAAGTGACAGAGTCTACCATAGATAGAAACAGGACAACAAGTCATCATGCTGGAGAGAGGcataggaaaaagaagaaaaatgtttctatCCACTCATATTAAcactaaataaaattagaaacctGGAATTGAAGAAATTTTATAATGTTTCCATTTCCAACCACTGTGCCATAATTTTAtgtctgaaattttatttaatttcaagtCTGAATCCCCTAAAGTTTCAATAACTTCCCATATAATGTCACCAAAACAGTAATAAGCACTCACATGCTTTAGCCTAtatggaatatttttctttcaaaatatcatATAATGACTAAAATGACTCCATTAGTATCCCTTAATTGTCCTATGATTCTCAATATCTACTACCTTCtccaatatttaataataacttgAAAGAACTTACCAAACAATTTAAGAGTGCAGGGCATTATATTTGAAAATGCATCATTTTTCAAATGTAAGAGGGTGCTGATGATATAATATCCTCTGAATGCTGGAAGCAATGAATACTGCAGCTCTCTTCTATCTTCCCTACAGTTGTGACATTTGTACAATAAATTGTGACATTTAAATTTTCACTGAACTTTTTCAACTTGCctaaatttatctttattttcttcctacaCATATAGGTTCATTTATTGTCATGATAATTAAATCTTCTCAAATTGACAGTCAGTATTCACAATAATGGTAGACGTTGAGATGCTCAACATGGGCATGTGTCAAAAAGTACAAAGATAGTGTTAGGCTAGATGGACCCCATGGATTCCTATATCATGTTCCTAATAAGTAATGTTTCATAAACTTGTTATTAATTCATTAAGATTACaatttttcaagacttttaaattattaatttaattttttacaccCAATATTTTATCCCACCCCACAATCTATCTTGTACCTCATCTCCACTCATCTTTCTCCATGTGGGTGTCAAcaacccccaccctacctgacctctaaactcctgaGGCCTCCAATCCCTTGTGGTTTCCTTGCATTATCTaggaatgaacacagacccagcagtcctctgttgtatgtgtgttggtggcctcattaTGAGCTGGTGTTTGCTGCTTGTTTTGTGATCCAGTGTTTCAGAGATTTAGGGGTGGGTGGTTCAAGATTAATTGagactcctggtcctccttcaagatcttcttcctcctcagcttttttcagccttccctaattcaacaataggggtcacttgttctgtccattggttcgatgcaaatatctgaatctgattgttttaggtgcttcttgggtctttttcAAAGGGTAGTCATGATAGGTACACTTTtatgagcgctccatagcctcagtaatagtgtcaggccttgcgacctccccttgagcaggatcccactttgggcctgtcacttgaacttcttttcttcaggctccttccCATTTACACCCCtgaattcttttagacaggaacagttatgtgtcagagttgtgactgtggaatggaaaccccatccctcacttgatatcctgtcttcctgctaaAAGTAGGCTCTATTAGTTACCTCTCTCTATTGTCagacattttatctaaggtccctctctttgaatcCTGacagtctctcatctcccaggtctctggtgcactATGaaggttcccccaacctcctatttttggaggttgcctgtttccattctttctgctgaccctcagggcttcagtctttttccctcatccaataccaggtcaggttcccctctccccctacttTCCACCTACCCCATCATAGTCTACTTTCTCTACCAGGTTCCTCCTTTCTTCACCACTTGTCAtagctttcctctctctcccaaatgAGACTGAGGAATCCTCACTGAGCACTTCAGCTTCTTGACCTTTTTGAGTACTGTGGACTGTACTTTTTAACACTATGATAATTCTCAGACCAAAATTTCAATACATTTGCCATCTGAGGggcatattcttttatttctttttattttgaatttattttttaaaaattttaatggttattttatttatttacatttctaatgtcgTTCCCCTTCCTGGATTCTCCTCTGCAAACACCCTATCCCAACCCCTTCCCTGgacttctatgagggtgcaccTCCCACACAACCCTACTTCTGCCTCATCACCCTAGCGAGCATTCCTCTACAACCAAGAGTCCAAGGACCAAGGGTCCCCTCTTCGGTTGATGCCAGatatggccatcctctgctacatatgctgctggagacatagatccttccatgtatattctttgcttggtggtttgaccctgagagctctggggtttCTAGTTcattgataatgttgttcttcctatgggattgcaaaccccttcagttcctccagtacagggtttctctgtatagttctagctgtcctgaaacttgctctacagaccaggctggcctaaaactcagatgtccacctgcctctgcctccaaagtgctgggattaaaggcatgtaccacaagtgccctgttcttccttcagttcttaactcttccattggagtccctgtgctcagtcagatggttggctgcaagcatcttcaTCTGTATTGGTAAGAAACTGGCATTAGCTCTCAAGAGGCAGCTGTATCTAGATACTACTTGGCATAAGCAATACTATCTgtgtttgatgactgtatatgggatggatccccaggtgaggcagtctctggatagactttccttcattctctgctccattctttgtccccaTATTTTCTTTAGATAGGAGCATTTCTGGGTTTTTAGTTTTGACATCAGTTGGTGCCCCCATAGGTCAACTGGGGACTTTGACTGACCAAGGATTTGTACTCTACAGGCTGCCTCTCCACTTTGTGGGATAtatcagctaatgtcatcccagaTGGATCATGGGAGTCTCTTGCTtacctggcatctgggacttcctAGTTGCTACCCCAATTCCCCATCCTTTATTActacaattaatattttatataagtctagctattaataacaaTATTTGCCTTTTAGTGTATGACTTTCAAAAAGtctgtttttatgatttttttcataaaaccttaaaaattagaTAACATCCGTTTCATTCTCCTTAGATTCCTCAGTCTGTGTGCAGTGAGAGTTGTGGGCCTGGATTCCAGAAAGTAACCCTGGAGGGCAAGGCCAACTGCTGCTACAAATGTACTCCTTGTGCAGACAATGAGATTTCTAATGAGACAGGTAAATTCAGATTTTATGGAAAACTTCCTATTTCTCCATTGGATTCCACAAtattttagcaaataaaaatatctgagcaTATGTCagatataattttttctttctttgttaatggAATTTAAATGTCTATTTATCACCATTTCCTTGAAATAGCTCAACACAGCCATTACAAATCAttcttgatttatatttttaatctagTACCAATATTTGTATTGGAAGATACAATATATGCCTCTGTACTTTTCAATGTTTTTCATTTCATAGTGCCATTTAATGTGTATTAATTATCAGAGAtagtttttcaaaatgtattttaatgatttttaagaaCCATATAAGGCTCATATCTGTTGCATCTACATAGAGATTATTAATAGCTCATTTTTAGTTGTCtgataatttcatacaatgtggttttatgtttgtttgttttgttttctttatttttttattttttggaaaatatgttttcatcaCATTCTCTACTCACAATCCTCCCCGCTTTATTTACCCCTTCCCTAAAtctcaaaatttgaaattaaattatcTAATACAATTCATGATACtcatatatacttgtgtgtgtgcatgtcacttAAAGGTTGTTAAGCAACCAGGTTCTGTACACTGAAAAAGAAACCTGATTATCCTCCCAGTAGCTATCCATTCCTAGTATCTCATTTTCTAGAAAGGGATGTGTCTTCATgactaccatatatatatatatatacacatatatatgtatatatatgtgtgtgtccatgtgtatctGGGTTAATCCAGTATTCATCTAACACATTTTCTCATGTGTTATGAATTTTTCAGAACATCTTCTCTCTGTTCAGCAAACAGTACTATTTTGTCATCTTCTGTACAATGAAGATCTTGGTAACTTTCTGGCTTCTCTTGGATTAGAGTTTTTCagaacttttaattttgttactgGACCCATTAGGAAAGATTAGGTGTTGTGGACTTTTAAGAGGAGCTATACAGCTAGACACTGGCTTTAGGTGTTAAAAGTCCATGTGATATCTGacctttatctttctctttctctctctctctttcctgctatTGTCTGCAAATCAGCATATAAGTATTTAACTCGTATTCCAGTGTCATCTATGCTTGACTGCTTTTATGCTTCCTGCTATTATGGAAAAGAACAAATATTCTAAATCTATAACCCCAGCCACATTTagtgaattaatttatttatttacaatccagtcatGGTTCTTCTTCTGTGGCCACCCTCCTACAGTTCCTTATCTTATTCCTTCAGCCCTATCTTGgtcttactgctttttaaaattcttaaactCTGTGAACTACATACTAGGTTTTCTgtgctttttggctaatatcaacttattagtgagtacaaaTGATGTATGTCCATTTGGGTCTGGgatgcctcactcaggatgctactttttagtttcatccattttctttcaaaacttATGATGCCCTTGATCTTAATAACTGattaaaattatattgtataaatgtaccacatattctgtatccattcttctgttatagGACATTTGAGTTGCTTCCATCTTTTGGCTCTTAAAAATTAGGCCACTCTGAACATAGAAAAGCACGTGTCCCTGCAATATGTTGGGCATTTTTTGGGTGTATACCCAAGATTTGTATAGCTGTATCTTCAGGTAGGTCTATtccaatttttttgaaaaaatgccAGAGTGATTTCAAGAATAGTTTTACCAGTTTATAATCTAAAAAGCAAGAGTGGGGAGTCccacttgctccacatccttgctaacatgtgctctcacctgagtttttgatttggACCATTTgaattggtgtaaggtggaatctcagggttcttttgattttcatttcactgATCAATAAGGACTTTAGTTTTTAAGTGCTTTTTATCCATTagaaattcctctgttgtgaattctctgcttTATGCTGAgttccttgatctacttggagttgagttttctgcaaggtgataaatatggatctatttttatatttctaaatacagactgttaattagaccagcaccattcattgaatatgctctctctctctctctctctctctctctctctctctctt
This window contains:
- the LOC116078195 gene encoding vomeronasal type-2 receptor 116-like, whose translation is MVSWIFIFWLLQIPKFVSKRIYNISRCYYIIPEEFHHEGDVVIGAFFPLHTFYTDKKTVHSTIPYQYMDYYIQYNFKNYQYILALLFAIEEINGNPNLLPNISLGFDFYNVRFTEKYTLDNAFIWLTALGQRMYLPNYNCKERNFTAALTGTSWKTSAQIGTLLQLFKFPQITFGPYDPLLDDHDQYSSLYQMAPKDGYLSLAIVSLMVHFRWLWVGLILPDDHKGNKLLSDFREEMEKKGICIAFVKMIPDTWIIYFDKFWENMNGTNVIIIYGDTDSLESVMRNIEQRLLTWNVWVMNTEPHVIDRADYFMLDSFHGSLIFNHKYRENFEFIKFIQTVNPTKYPEDIYLPKLWYLFFKCSYSDINCHILDNCQTNASLDVLPSHILDVAMNEGSTSIYNGVYVVAHSLHEMRLQQLQMQSFENGKEMVFFPWQLNTFLKEIEVRDKRSLDWRQTIDAEYDILNLWNLPKGLGLKVKIGSFSANAPQGQQLSLSEQMIQWPEIFSEIPQSVCSESCGPGFQKVTLEGKANCCYKCTPCADNEISNETDVDQCVKCPESHYANTEKNNCFQKTVSFLAYEDALGMALASIALCLSALTLFVIGIFVKHRDTPIVKANNRALSYILLITLTFCFLCSLNFIGQPNTAACILQQTTFAVAFTMALATVLAKAITVVLAFKVSFPGRMVRWLMISRGPNYIIPICTLIQLLLCGIWMATSPPFIDQDAQTEYGYIILFCNKGSAVAFHSVLGYLCFLALGSYTMAFLSKNLPDTFSESKFLSFSMLVFFCVWVTFLPVYHSTKGKVMVAMEVFSILASSTALLAFIFGPKCYIILLRPEKNSFNHIRKKAHTRGKNFPKI